The following proteins are encoded in a genomic region of Apis mellifera strain DH4 linkage group LG14, Amel_HAv3.1, whole genome shotgun sequence:
- the LOC100576128 gene encoding cilia- and flagella-associated protein 100: MSDPTSRACRERHIAQKRRKITVPRKKTLKEFFETQYYFTKGHEYMGEARNVLEEQSPFVYPPCSLMFAYFQYWKAKQRTTDKEKRMLSDTKALHQLLRSLRVDVDIEALEAKKHKDLDEAIAITDVDPRYFSELDARLVREKFSVRKYVEDCREILKYRLLAGQQMDDCIRIDQQFVEEQKRLDKIKRRYRRYISGFEEFLSKDHEESMELLLLAENESKKTREMTDHRNKLSVEYGRVRLEVYHWEESWRMMKMCQRFLYQIAPISWRTEHDWIHRSHSGESITYDHTEDLFGRYRMLGEVASLDALIDFFEQDISDAGPADLYFKEPYELINVFRSIEMQNLNALIHLESLAEPMAQMMTTIQNAEQQIKLEIGEITNTINELRESIHVLENRAVDLEKHANELLETVFRDSVCSEEVLRLQVFVEDAYESCVGPNEANLDSFSMMKWIEKIHDDLNLKLDTLPPEVVKACEKEGFKQELKVMKQTEEAAKKFELMHRLLASLKRIMEPPPTKKRPMMWRSIPKTYRLKGVAMALEPTEEEMQYLTFFTDYCKTEDFTTYRPQFPDDFDLTFKKQEIVVTETEEDEDVLIKKFE; the protein is encoded by the exons ATGAGCGATCCAACGTCAAGAGCTTGTAGGGAGCGTCATATCGCTCAGAAGAGGCGGAAGATAACTGTGCCCAGGAAGAAAACTCTGAAGGAGTTtttcga GACCCAGTACTATTTTACCAAAGGCCATGAATACATGGGAGAGGCCAGAAATGTTCTCGAGGAGCAATCTCCTTTCGTTTATCCTCCTTGCTCTCTCATGTTCGCTTACTTTCAATACTGGAAAGCGAAACAACGTACCacggataaagaaaaaaggatgcTTTCCGACACCAAAGCTTTACACCAGCTTTTACGATCCCTTCGA GTGGACGTGGACATCGAAGCGTTGGAGGCAAAGAAGCACAAAGATTTGGACGAAGCTATAGCCATCACCGACGTGGATCCGCGTTACTTTTCGGAATTGGATGCCAGGCTAGTGAGAGAAAAATTCTCCGTGCGCAAGTACGTGGAGGATTGCcgtgaaattttaaagtatcGGCTGTTGGCTGGCCAGCAGATGGACGATTGCATTCGTATAGATCAACAATTCGTCGAGGAGCAAAAAAGACTCGATAAGATCAAG cgaCGATATCGTCGATACATAAGCGGTTTCGAGGAATTTCTCTCGAAGGATCACGAGGAGAGTATGGAACTTCTATTACTCGCTGAGAACGAGTCGAAGAAAACTAGAGAGATGACGGATCACAGGAACAAGCTCTCCGTCGAGTATGGCCGGGTCAGATTGGAAGTATACCACTGGGAGGAGAGTTGGAGAATGATGAAGATGTGCCAACGATTCCTCTATCAGATAGCTCCGATTTCTTGGCGGACGGAGCACGATTGGATCCATCGCAGTCATTCAGGGGAGAGCATCACTTACGACCATACGGAGGATTTGTTCGGCCGTTACAGAATGCTGGGCGAAGTTGCCTCCCTCGACGCTCTTATAG ATTTTTTCGAGCAAGATATCAGCGATGCAGGTCCTGCAGATTTGTATTTTAAGGAACCGTACGAACTGATCAACGTGTTCAGATCGATCGAGATGCAAAATTTGAACGCGTTGATCCACTTGGAGAGTCTGGCGGAGCCGATGGCTCAAATGATGACCACGATACAAAATGCTGAACAACAGATCAAGTTAGAAATCGGGGAAATAACGAATACGATCAACGAGTTGCGc GAAAGCATACACGTGTTGGAGAACAGAGCCGTAGATTTGGAGAAGCACGCGAACGAGCTTTTGGAAACCGTGTTCCGGGATTCCGTTTGCTCGGAGGAAGTGCTCCGTCTTCAGGTGTTCGTCGAGGATGCGTACGAGAGTTGTGTCGGGCCAAACGAAGCGAATCTGGACAGCTTCTCGATGATGAAGTGGATCGAGAAGATACACGACGACTTGAATTTGAAGCTGGACACTCTACCGCCTGAGGTGGTCAAGGCTTGCGAGAAAGAGGGCTTCAAGCAGGAGTTGAAGGTCATGAAACAGACGGAGGAAGCTGCCAAGAAG TTCGAGCTTATGCATCGGTTGCTGGCCTCCCTGAAACGCATAATGGAGCCGCCTCCGACAAAGAAGAGGCCCATGATGTGGCGATCGATCCCAAAAACGTACAGATTGAAAGGAGTGGCGATGGCGCTGGAGCCAACCGAGGAGGAGATGCAATATTTGACTTTCTTCACCGACTATTGCAAAACGGAGGACTTCACCACGTATCGGCCTCAATTCCCGGACGATTTTGATCTGACGTTCAAGAAGCAAGAAATCGTAGTGACCGAAACCGAAGAGGACGAGgatgttttgataaaaaaatttgaatga